In the Corynebacterium suedekumii genome, one interval contains:
- a CDS encoding ComEA family DNA-binding protein yields the protein MSATIDRLADLTRPTGQEQLLDVAYPTPRWTLTLRQGMVAGVLVLLIVGAWVVLQRDPEPAALPVADLPAVAAGPSADPGTDLVVSVVGHVAHPGLVTLAPGARVDDALAAAEPLPEADLLALNRAQRLTDGQQLVVPAVGEAAPPDAGSGGAGAVSLNSADVAELTTLDGVGEATASAIIAHREATGGFTAIDQLMDVKGIGPAKFEALRDQVSL from the coding sequence ATGAGCGCCACCATCGACCGTCTCGCCGACCTCACCCGCCCCACGGGGCAGGAACAGCTTCTCGACGTCGCCTACCCCACCCCGCGTTGGACCCTCACCCTCCGCCAGGGGATGGTCGCCGGGGTACTGGTCCTCCTCATCGTCGGGGCCTGGGTGGTGCTGCAGCGCGATCCCGAACCCGCCGCCCTGCCCGTGGCGGACCTGCCGGCGGTGGCCGCGGGCCCCTCCGCCGACCCCGGCACGGACCTGGTGGTCTCCGTCGTCGGCCACGTCGCCCACCCCGGTCTGGTCACTCTCGCCCCCGGCGCGCGTGTCGACGACGCCCTCGCCGCCGCCGAACCTCTCCCGGAGGCCGACCTTCTCGCCCTCAACCGGGCGCAGCGGCTCACCGACGGCCAGCAGCTCGTCGTCCCCGCGGTAGGGGAGGCAGCGCCTCCGGATGCGGGCTCCGGTGGCGCGGGCGCCGTGTCCCTCAACTCCGCCGACGTCGCGGAACTGACCACCCTTGACGGGGTGGGGGAGGCCACCGCCTCGGCGATCATCGCCCATCGCGAAGCCACCGGCGGGTTCACCGCCATCGACCAGCTCATGGACGTCAAGGGCATCGGCCCCGCCAAGTTCGAGGCACTGCGGGACCAGGTGAGTCTGTGA
- a CDS encoding DegV family protein produces MPVRIITDSSADLPEEVIEELDITVVDLHVMRDEEGHDSSTSGLSSLELTAAYARQLERGGDEGVLALHLSKELSSTWSAAVQAAAVFPDDLVRVVDTGSVGMAVGAAAMAAAKVASEGADLDECHDIAVGTLERSATWVYLHGIEEMRKSGRMSAATTVQSAVLLATKPIMQIRGGRLELAGKTRTQSKAFTKLVELVIERAGGDPAFVAIQHNDADEAATDLHNMLADVLPEGSSIMTMLMEATLAVHTGAGAIGLSAVFSARPEDFSPVS; encoded by the coding sequence ATGCCGGTCCGGATCATCACCGACTCCTCCGCCGACCTGCCCGAGGAGGTCATCGAGGAGCTCGACATCACCGTCGTCGACCTCCACGTCATGCGCGATGAGGAGGGCCACGACTCCTCGACCTCCGGGCTGTCCTCCCTGGAGTTGACCGCCGCCTACGCCCGGCAGCTCGAGCGCGGCGGTGACGAGGGTGTGCTGGCCCTGCACCTGTCGAAGGAGCTGTCCTCGACGTGGTCGGCCGCCGTGCAGGCCGCCGCCGTGTTCCCGGATGACCTGGTCCGCGTCGTGGACACCGGTTCCGTCGGGATGGCCGTGGGGGCGGCCGCGATGGCCGCCGCGAAGGTCGCCAGCGAGGGCGCGGATCTCGACGAGTGCCACGACATCGCCGTGGGCACCCTCGAACGTTCCGCCACCTGGGTCTACCTCCACGGCATCGAGGAGATGCGCAAGTCCGGCCGCATGTCCGCCGCCACGACCGTCCAGTCGGCGGTCCTGCTGGCCACCAAGCCGATCATGCAGATCAGGGGCGGCCGCCTGGAGCTGGCGGGCAAGACCCGCACCCAGTCGAAGGCGTTCACCAAACTCGTCGAGCTGGTCATCGAGCGCGCCGGGGGAGACCCCGCCTTCGTGGCCATCCAGCACAATGACGCCGATGAGGCCGCCACCGACCTGCACAACATGCTCGCCGATGTCCTGCCCGAGGGGTCGAGCATCATGACCATGCTCATGGAGGCCACCCTCGCCGTCCACACCGGTGCCGGTGCCATCGGCCTGTCGGCGGTGTTCTCCGCCCGCCCGGAGGATTTCTCCCCAGTCAGTTGA
- a CDS encoding histidine phosphatase family protein, which yields MTRRLVMIRHGQTHYNATRRMQGQLDTELSDLGREQARAAGQMLVDAGISRILSSDLARAYDTACIIADILGVEVEKDARLRETHLGQWQAKSHDEIDVELPGARAIWRHDATWAPPEGESRVQVAQRARPVIDDLMADYDDWDGHAVLVVAHGGTISALTSNLLGLDVSMYPLLSGLKNGCRSQLTARPRFQPGSFDALDDFQVRANSIAGDGAVGDSGAAKKIRTPEFTPETVGDAQWYLDGWNMG from the coding sequence ATGACCCGCCGCCTGGTCATGATCCGTCACGGTCAGACCCACTACAACGCCACCCGCCGCATGCAGGGACAGCTCGACACCGAGCTGTCGGATCTGGGGCGGGAACAGGCGCGTGCGGCGGGGCAGATGCTTGTCGACGCAGGCATCTCCCGCATCCTCTCCTCCGACCTCGCCCGTGCGTATGACACCGCGTGCATCATCGCCGACATCCTCGGCGTGGAGGTGGAGAAGGACGCTCGCCTCCGCGAGACCCACCTGGGGCAGTGGCAGGCGAAGTCCCACGACGAGATCGACGTGGAGCTGCCCGGGGCGCGCGCCATCTGGCGCCACGACGCCACGTGGGCACCTCCGGAGGGTGAGTCCCGCGTCCAGGTCGCGCAGCGGGCCCGCCCGGTCATCGACGACCTCATGGCCGACTACGACGACTGGGACGGCCACGCCGTCCTCGTCGTCGCCCACGGCGGCACGATCTCCGCTCTGACGTCCAACCTGCTGGGCCTCGACGTGTCCATGTACCCGCTGCTCTCGGGCCTGAAGAACGGGTGCCGCTCGCAGCTGACGGCCCGCCCACGCTTCCAGCCGGGCAGCTTCGACGCCCTCGACGACTTCCAGGTCCGGGCGAACAGCATCGCCGGCGACGGTGCGGTCGGGGACTCGGGTGCGGCGAAGAAGATCCGCACCCCGGAGTTCACCCCGGAGACCGTCGGTGACGCTCAGTGGTACCTCGACGGATGGAACATGGGCTGA
- the rsfS gene encoding ribosome silencing factor, with translation MTVSDESRRLATIAALAADEKLGRDIAVLDVSDVMAISDVFVVASADNERQVGAIVEEVEDRLTEAGVEPLRREGNRENRWVLLDYGVLVVHIQRDTEREFYGLDRLYRDCPLIEVEGIELPERPGEWTEDVDVRTVESIDEIPLAAPAPEDEDEGY, from the coding sequence GTGACTGTTTCTGACGAATCCCGCCGCCTGGCCACCATTGCGGCCCTGGCCGCCGACGAGAAGCTGGGCCGTGACATCGCCGTGCTGGACGTCTCCGACGTCATGGCCATCAGCGATGTCTTCGTCGTGGCCTCGGCGGACAACGAGCGCCAGGTCGGTGCCATCGTCGAGGAGGTCGAGGACAGGCTCACCGAGGCCGGCGTCGAGCCGTTGCGCCGGGAGGGCAACCGGGAGAACCGCTGGGTGCTGCTCGACTACGGGGTGCTCGTCGTCCACATCCAGCGTGACACCGAGCGTGAGTTCTACGGTCTCGACCGGCTCTACCGTGACTGCCCGCTCATCGAGGTCGAGGGCATCGAGCTGCCCGAGCGTCCGGGTGAGTGGACGGAGGACGTGGATGTCCGCACCGTCGAGTCCATCGACGAGATCCCGCTCGCCGCGCCCGCTCCGGAGGACGAGGACGAGGGGTACTGA
- the nadD gene encoding nicotinate-nucleotide adenylyltransferase has protein sequence MTRRIGVMGGTFDPIHHGHLVAASEVADRFALDTVIFVPTGQPWQKADRQVSRAEDRYLMTVIATASNPRFQVSRVDIDRGGDTYTVDTLHDLRREFPDAELFFITGADALRSIMSWRDWEGMFDLAEFVGVTRPGYELTEEMLPEAHQQRVHLIDVPAMAISSTDVRERAAQGRPVWYLVPDGVVQYIAKNDLYRRPGGN, from the coding sequence ATGACTAGGCGCATCGGTGTCATGGGCGGCACCTTCGACCCGATCCACCACGGCCACCTCGTCGCCGCCAGCGAGGTCGCGGACCGCTTCGCCCTCGACACGGTGATCTTCGTGCCCACCGGGCAGCCGTGGCAGAAGGCCGACCGGCAGGTCTCACGCGCCGAGGACCGCTACCTCATGACCGTCATCGCCACCGCCTCCAACCCCAGGTTCCAGGTCAGCCGCGTCGACATCGACCGCGGCGGCGACACCTACACCGTGGACACCCTCCACGACCTGCGCCGCGAGTTCCCCGACGCGGAGCTGTTCTTCATCACCGGCGCCGACGCGCTGCGCTCGATCATGTCGTGGCGTGACTGGGAGGGCATGTTCGACCTCGCCGAGTTCGTCGGCGTCACCCGCCCCGGCTACGAGCTGACGGAGGAGATGCTGCCCGAGGCCCACCAGCAGCGGGTGCACCTCATCGACGTGCCCGCCATGGCGATCTCCTCGACCGATGTCCGCGAGCGCGCCGCGCAGGGCCGACCGGTGTGGTACCTCGTGCCGGACGGGGTGGTGCAGTACATCGCGAAGAATGATCTGTACCGGCGACCGGGTGGAAACTAG
- a CDS encoding glutamate-5-semialdehyde dehydrogenase, whose translation MTDTRTTEREEVLTKARKAKEVAPVLAQLSTAKKNEILLTAADVLVEKTDEILAANQKDIDEGRADGMAESLVDRLSLDADRIAGIAGGLRQVAGLKDPVGEVLGGGVMPNGIQMRQIRVPLGVMGMVYEARPNVTVDAFGLALKSGNVPLLRGSRTAKHSNSKLVEILQDVVASFDLPRETVQLLPWATHDSVQDLITARGLVDVVIPRGSARLIEAVVTGATVPAIETGTGNCHFYIDRDADVTEGIALALNGKTRRVSVCNATENVLIDAALPDEDKARIIAAFQDAGVTVHGDVDELEAFGATDIVQADDTDWGDEYLSMDVAAKVVDGVDGAIAHIQKWTTGHTEAISTANITTAQKFADEVDAAAVMINASTAFTDGEQYGMGAEIGISTQKLHARGPMALPELTSTKWILQGTGQARP comes from the coding sequence ATGACTGATACGCGCACCACAGAACGAGAAGAAGTACTGACCAAGGCCCGCAAGGCCAAGGAAGTCGCCCCCGTCCTGGCGCAGCTGTCCACGGCGAAGAAGAATGAGATCCTGCTCACGGCCGCCGACGTGCTGGTGGAGAAGACCGATGAGATCCTCGCCGCCAACCAGAAGGACATCGACGAGGGTCGGGCGGATGGCATGGCCGAGTCTCTCGTGGACCGCCTCTCCCTCGACGCCGACCGCATCGCCGGCATCGCCGGAGGCCTGCGACAGGTCGCCGGCCTGAAGGACCCGGTGGGGGAGGTGCTCGGCGGCGGTGTCATGCCCAACGGCATCCAGATGCGCCAGATCCGCGTCCCGCTCGGCGTCATGGGCATGGTCTACGAGGCCCGCCCCAACGTCACCGTCGACGCCTTCGGCCTGGCCCTGAAGTCCGGCAACGTGCCGCTGCTGCGTGGTTCCCGCACCGCGAAGCACTCCAACTCGAAGCTGGTGGAGATCCTCCAGGATGTCGTCGCCTCCTTCGACCTGCCGCGGGAGACCGTGCAGCTTCTGCCGTGGGCGACCCACGACTCCGTGCAGGACCTCATCACCGCCCGCGGGCTGGTCGACGTGGTCATCCCCCGCGGCAGCGCCCGCCTCATCGAGGCCGTGGTCACCGGTGCGACCGTCCCCGCCATTGAGACGGGTACCGGTAACTGCCACTTTTACATCGACCGCGACGCCGACGTCACCGAGGGCATCGCCCTGGCACTCAACGGCAAGACCCGCCGGGTCTCGGTGTGCAACGCCACCGAGAACGTGCTCATCGACGCCGCGCTGCCCGACGAGGACAAGGCCCGCATCATCGCCGCGTTCCAGGACGCCGGGGTCACCGTCCATGGTGACGTCGACGAGCTCGAGGCCTTCGGCGCGACCGACATCGTCCAGGCCGACGACACCGACTGGGGTGACGAGTACCTGTCCATGGACGTCGCCGCCAAGGTCGTCGACGGCGTCGACGGTGCCATTGCCCACATCCAGAAGTGGACCACCGGCCACACCGAGGCGATCTCCACCGCCAACATCACCACCGCGCAGAAGTTCGCCGACGAGGTCGACGCCGCAGCAGTGATGATCAACGCCTCCACCGCCTTCACCGACGGTGAGCAGTACGGCATGGGCGCGGAGATCGGCATCTCCACGCAGAAGCTCCACGCCCGCGGCCCGATGGCCCTGCCGGAGCTGACCTCCACCAAGTGGATCCTCCAGGGCACCGGCCAGGCCCGCCCGTAG
- a CDS encoding D-isomer specific 2-hydroxyacid dehydrogenase family protein — translation MKFTMYPGVWDNVVAEVEEAGHEFVSDLHQAEFLIYAGGRLPDPLPENIGFVQFVFSGIDRLVDAGVIQPGTRWANAAGAYGRPVAEIAMTLLLAQLHQVKAAGMAASFQARGPIDAAQGWLFDGPTVAIVGAGGIADGLIPMLRPFGVRIIAVNRSGRAVEGADETVAMADAEWVWSEADAFVLAMPLTEQTRGVVDAERFAQMKESAVVVNVGRGELIVTDDLVEALRTGQIAGAAMDVTDPEPLPDGHPLWRLPTCTITPHIAATGRIASRLITPTILANAAAFEAGERMPTEVHLRKGY, via the coding sequence ATGAAGTTCACCATGTACCCCGGTGTGTGGGACAACGTCGTCGCCGAGGTAGAGGAGGCGGGCCACGAGTTCGTCAGTGACCTCCACCAGGCCGAGTTCCTCATCTACGCCGGTGGTCGCCTGCCGGATCCGCTGCCCGAGAACATCGGCTTCGTCCAGTTCGTGTTCTCCGGGATCGACCGACTCGTCGACGCCGGCGTGATCCAACCCGGCACCCGCTGGGCGAACGCCGCCGGCGCCTACGGCCGCCCGGTCGCCGAGATCGCCATGACGCTCCTGCTCGCGCAGCTGCACCAGGTCAAGGCCGCAGGCATGGCCGCCTCCTTCCAGGCCCGCGGCCCCATCGACGCCGCTCAGGGCTGGCTGTTCGACGGCCCCACCGTCGCCATCGTCGGCGCGGGCGGCATCGCCGACGGGCTCATCCCCATGCTGCGTCCCTTCGGGGTCCGCATCATCGCCGTCAACCGTTCGGGCCGTGCCGTCGAGGGGGCGGATGAGACCGTCGCCATGGCGGACGCGGAGTGGGTGTGGTCCGAGGCCGACGCCTTCGTCCTCGCCATGCCGCTGACGGAGCAGACGCGGGGAGTGGTCGACGCTGAGCGGTTCGCGCAGATGAAGGAGTCCGCGGTCGTCGTCAATGTGGGTCGCGGTGAGCTCATCGTCACCGATGATCTCGTCGAGGCGCTGCGCACCGGGCAGATCGCCGGTGCGGCGATGGACGTCACCGACCCGGAGCCGCTGCCGGACGGGCACCCGCTGTGGCGGCTGCCCACCTGCACCATCACCCCGCACATCGCGGCGACCGGGCGGATCGCCAGCCGGCTGATCACCCCGACCATCCTCGCCAACGCCGCCGCGTTCGAGGCGGGAGAGCGGATGCCCACCGAGGTGCACCTGCGGAAAGGTTACTAA
- a CDS encoding D-isomer specific 2-hydroxyacid dehydrogenase family protein → MKFTMLPTVWDETVAELEAAGHEFVEDLAQARGLVFNAGPEKLPDPVPENIEVIQLPFAGVEPFNDAGLLAADGPRWANGAGLYADTVAESALSLLLAQLHLLKTAVTSASFDSADTIDAHKQWLFEDKTVAVIGAGGIGVRLLELLAPHRVSTIAVNRSGRPVTGADRTVAIDDAAMDEVWATADYFVLIMPLTDQTRHMVDAEVLGKMKSTAVVVNVGRGPLIHTDDLLAALRDGTIAGAALDVTDPEPLPDDHPLWGLDNCLITPHVANTPSMVRALTGQQAVRNFDAFEAGETMPAEVDGKAGY, encoded by the coding sequence ATGAAATTCACCATGCTGCCCACCGTGTGGGATGAGACCGTCGCCGAGCTCGAGGCCGCCGGGCACGAGTTCGTCGAGGACCTCGCTCAGGCCCGCGGGCTGGTGTTCAACGCCGGTCCGGAGAAGCTCCCGGATCCGGTGCCGGAGAACATCGAGGTCATCCAGCTGCCCTTCGCGGGTGTGGAACCCTTCAATGATGCCGGCCTGCTCGCCGCGGATGGCCCCCGTTGGGCCAACGGCGCGGGCCTGTACGCGGACACCGTCGCGGAGTCGGCGCTGAGCCTGCTGCTCGCGCAGCTGCACCTGCTCAAGACCGCGGTGACCAGCGCCTCCTTCGACTCCGCGGACACCATCGACGCGCACAAGCAGTGGCTGTTCGAGGACAAGACCGTCGCCGTCATCGGCGCCGGCGGCATCGGCGTGCGCCTGCTGGAACTGCTGGCACCGCACCGCGTATCGACGATCGCGGTCAACCGCTCCGGCCGTCCCGTCACCGGTGCAGACCGCACCGTCGCCATTGACGATGCCGCGATGGACGAGGTGTGGGCCACCGCCGACTACTTCGTGCTCATCATGCCGCTGACGGACCAGACCCGGCACATGGTCGACGCCGAGGTCCTGGGGAAGATGAAGTCCACCGCCGTGGTGGTCAACGTCGGCCGCGGCCCGCTCATCCACACTGACGACCTGCTCGCCGCCCTGCGGGACGGCACCATCGCCGGCGCGGCCCTCGACGTCACCGACCCCGAGCCCCTCCCGGATGATCATCCGCTGTGGGGGCTGGACAACTGCCTGATCACCCCGCACGTGGCCAACACCCCGTCGATGGTCCGGGCCCTGACCGGTCAGCAGGCCGTGCGCAACTTCGACGCCTTCGAGGCCGGGGAGACCATGCCCGCCGAGGTCGACGGAAAGGCCGGATACTAG
- the proB gene encoding glutamate 5-kinase — MRERITNAKRVVVKIGSSSLTKDDFTVDPNKINHIVDALQARMNRSDIIVVSSGAVAAGMGPLGLTQRPTDLATKQAAAAVGQVHLAHQWARSFARYDRTVGQVLLTAADAGRRDRARNAQRTIDRLRQLRAIPIVNENDTVATSEMRFGDNDRLSAIVSHLTAADALILLSDVDGLFDRNPAEPDARFVSEVRSGRDLKGVVAGDGGLVGTGGMASKVSAARLASRGGVPVLLTAAANIGPALEDSSVGTVFHPSEDRLSAWKFWALYSADTGGTLRLDSGAVDAVTSGGNSLLAVGITEAEGEFNAGEIVDIIGPDGQIVGRGEVAYDSDELAGMLGKHTHELPEGQRRPVVHADYLSNYASRA, encoded by the coding sequence ATGCGCGAGCGGATCACCAACGCCAAGCGTGTGGTGGTCAAGATCGGCTCGTCCTCGTTGACCAAGGACGACTTCACGGTCGACCCGAACAAGATCAACCACATCGTCGACGCCCTGCAGGCGCGCATGAACCGTTCCGACATCATCGTGGTGTCCTCGGGTGCGGTCGCCGCCGGCATGGGCCCGCTCGGGCTCACCCAGCGCCCGACGGACCTGGCCACGAAGCAGGCCGCCGCGGCCGTGGGCCAGGTCCACCTGGCGCACCAGTGGGCCCGCTCCTTCGCCCGTTATGATCGCACGGTCGGACAGGTCCTGCTCACCGCCGCCGATGCCGGCCGCCGCGACCGGGCCCGGAACGCCCAGCGCACCATTGACCGGCTGCGCCAGTTGCGCGCCATCCCGATCGTCAACGAGAACGACACGGTGGCCACCTCCGAGATGCGTTTCGGTGACAACGACCGGCTCTCCGCCATCGTCTCCCACCTGACCGCGGCGGATGCCCTCATTCTGCTCTCCGACGTGGACGGGTTGTTCGACCGTAACCCCGCCGAGCCGGACGCCCGCTTCGTCTCCGAGGTCCGCTCGGGCCGTGACCTCAAGGGGGTCGTCGCCGGTGACGGTGGCCTGGTGGGCACCGGTGGCATGGCCTCGAAGGTCTCCGCCGCCCGTCTCGCCTCCCGTGGTGGGGTCCCGGTGCTGCTCACCGCGGCCGCGAACATCGGCCCGGCGCTGGAGGACTCCAGTGTGGGCACCGTCTTCCACCCCAGCGAGGACCGTCTGTCGGCGTGGAAGTTCTGGGCGCTGTACTCGGCGGACACCGGCGGCACCCTGCGTCTGGACTCGGGTGCGGTCGACGCCGTCACCTCCGGCGGCAACTCCCTGCTCGCCGTGGGGATCACGGAGGCCGAGGGCGAGTTCAACGCCGGTGAGATCGTCGACATCATCGGACCCGACGGGCAGATCGTCGGCCGCGGTGAGGTCGCCTACGACTCCGATGAGCTCGCGGGCATGCTGGGCAAGCACACCCACGAGCTGCCCGAGGGGCAGCGCCGGCCGGTGGTGCACGCCGACTACCTGTCCAATTACGCCTCCCGGGCCTGA
- the obgE gene encoding GTPase ObgE: protein MSRFVDRVVLHLSAGDGGNGVASVHREKFKPLGGPDGGNGGHGGDVVLEVSPQVHTLLDFHFRPHLKAGRGGNGAGRHRNGARGEDLVLEVPVGTVVLTESGETLADLTVPGTRFIAAEGGFGGLGNAALASAKRKAPGFALNGEPGQQHDLVLELKSVADVGLVGFPSAGKSSLISVLSAAKPKIADYPFTTLAPNLGVVHVGNEAFTIADVPGLIPGASEGKGLGLDFLRHIERTAVLVHVVDAATLEPGRDPASDIEALEAELAAYQSALDEDTGLGDLRDRPRLIVLNKADVPEAAELAEFVKADLEEQFGWPVFIISAVARKGLGPLLFKLLEIVKQDRKSRPKAKMDREHTVIRPRAVDAPREDFQIAEDPEVPGGFIVSGRKVERWILQTDFENEEAIGYLADRLEKAGVEKALFKAGAREGCTVTIGDISFEWEPMTGAGMDPTVAGRGQDARLQRNDRVSAAERKRASQARRGLIDEYDYGEDQTADRERWQG from the coding sequence ATGTCACGCTTCGTAGACCGCGTGGTCCTGCATCTGTCCGCCGGAGACGGTGGAAACGGTGTCGCGTCCGTCCACCGCGAGAAGTTCAAACCCCTGGGCGGACCCGACGGCGGCAACGGCGGCCACGGCGGCGACGTCGTCCTCGAGGTGTCTCCCCAGGTGCACACCCTGCTGGATTTCCATTTCCGTCCGCATCTCAAGGCGGGTCGGGGCGGTAACGGTGCGGGGCGTCACCGCAACGGTGCGCGCGGTGAGGACCTCGTCCTCGAGGTGCCGGTGGGCACGGTCGTGCTCACCGAGTCGGGGGAGACCCTCGCTGATCTCACGGTGCCGGGCACCCGCTTCATCGCCGCCGAAGGTGGATTCGGCGGACTGGGTAATGCGGCACTGGCCTCGGCCAAGCGCAAGGCACCCGGTTTCGCGCTCAACGGCGAGCCCGGTCAGCAGCACGATCTGGTGCTCGAGCTGAAGTCGGTGGCCGATGTCGGTCTCGTCGGTTTCCCCTCGGCGGGCAAGTCGTCGCTCATCTCGGTGCTGTCGGCGGCGAAGCCGAAGATCGCTGATTATCCGTTCACCACCCTCGCCCCGAACCTGGGCGTGGTTCACGTGGGCAATGAGGCCTTCACCATCGCGGACGTGCCCGGGCTGATCCCGGGGGCGTCGGAGGGCAAGGGCCTGGGCCTGGACTTCCTGCGTCACATCGAACGCACCGCCGTCCTGGTGCACGTCGTCGATGCCGCCACCCTGGAACCGGGGCGCGACCCGGCCAGTGACATCGAGGCGCTCGAGGCGGAGCTGGCCGCGTACCAGTCGGCGCTCGACGAGGACACCGGACTCGGTGACCTGCGGGACCGGCCGCGCCTCATCGTGCTCAACAAGGCGGATGTGCCGGAGGCGGCGGAGCTGGCGGAGTTCGTCAAGGCGGACCTGGAGGAGCAGTTCGGGTGGCCGGTGTTCATCATCTCCGCGGTGGCCCGCAAGGGGCTGGGTCCGCTGCTGTTCAAGCTCCTGGAGATCGTGAAGCAGGACCGGAAGTCCCGCCCGAAGGCGAAGATGGACCGTGAGCACACGGTCATCCGGCCGCGCGCGGTCGACGCCCCACGGGAGGACTTCCAGATCGCCGAGGACCCGGAGGTGCCGGGTGGTTTCATCGTCTCGGGCCGCAAGGTGGAGCGCTGGATCCTGCAGACCGACTTCGAGAACGAGGAGGCCATCGGCTACCTCGCGGACCGCCTGGAGAAGGCCGGTGTGGAGAAGGCCCTGTTCAAGGCCGGCGCCAGGGAGGGCTGCACCGTCACCATCGGCGACATCTCCTTCGAGTGGGAGCCGATGACGGGCGCGGGCATGGACCCGACCGTCGCCGGCCGTGGTCAGGATGCCCGCCTGCAGCGCAACGACCGGGTCTCCGCCGCCGAGCGCAAGCGTGCCTCCCAGGCGCGTCGTGGTCTCATCGACGAGTACGACTACGGCGAGGACCAGACCGCCGACCGCGAACGCTGGCAGGGCTAG